CACCCCCCGACCCGACGCCGGTCCGGCACCATCAGGCACCAGACGACCGTTGCCGCCAGGGCGGCACCCACCATGAGCGGCTGCTGCACCGACCACACGACCGCCGTCAGGGCCACCGTCAGCGCCTGCGGGGCCAGCAGCACCAGCACCACCGCGAGAACCTCGGCCAGCACCAGCGCGGGACGGGACGGCATCACCGGCCACCCGCCTCGGGCTGCTCCTGCTCGACGATGCGCACGACGCGGGCCTCCGGAATGGAAACCTCCACACCCTGCTCGAAGTTCAGCACCACGTAGTCGCCCTCGTGGGAGTACGACCCCAGCCGCACCTCACTCACACCCAGCTCCAGGAACGACCGACTGGTGCCCTTGCTGTACTGGTCGTCGTCCGTGACGATCACGAACCGAGCGCTCACGCCGCCACCCCCTCGACCGGCTGCGCGCCGAACAGTTCGATCGCGTGCAGCTCGTCGAACAGCGGCGCCTCATCCGGGTGGGCCAGGTCGTACTTCGTGGCGTCCGCGTACAGCCGCAGCTCGGCGGCCAAGTCGCCCCGCACCGCCACATACTCGGTGATCAGCTCGGCCCGGTAGGCGGCATCCGCGTCAGCGACGATCGTCGACGCACGACGGCGGGCGGACAGGTCCGAGACCGACGCCAGGTCGGCATCGAAGAGGGGGGAAACGGTGCGGGTGATCGCACCGGTAAGCTCAATGGCATCCATCAGGGGTCCTCTCAAAGATCCTGGTGGTCAGGGCCGGTGCGTGCGCGATGTAGGAGTCGCAAGCGCCCGGCCCGCTTTTGTGTTGTGGGGGTGCCCGACGGACTGGGTCCGGTAGGAGTGGGCACCACGCGGATCTTCAAGTTGCGATTTGAAGCACCGCGATGAGAAAGACGTTAAGGGGCTCCCAGGTACCTCGTCAAGCCTGGGCTTGAAAGTATTTCGGTTCGCTGCCATCCTCTGGATATGGCAGACCACAACGCACCTCTCGCCGAGCTGATCGCCAGCCTCGACACCGTCGAAGACCCGATCCAGCGCTACGAGGACGTCGTCACCGTGGAAGCACGGTTCGACGAAGAACTGCGGGGTGTCCGCCAACGCATTGCCATGCAGCTGTACGCGGGTGGGCGCGCAAAGGGAGGCCGTACCTTCGCCGAGGTCGGCCAAATCATGGGCGGGGTCACCGCCCAGAGAGCCGAACAGGTCGCCAAGGGGCGCTGAAGTTGCCATGCCATCGAGTCAACGCGTCCTCGCGCGGGGACGGGATGAGCACCCAGTGCAGTACCGACGCAGGAACCGATCATTTGCAGTGCACATGGCCGCCGATCAAGGCCCGGGGGCACCACAGTGGACGTCGTAGATCCGTGGACGGGGCAGTCCGCAAGCGCCTTGCAGGCCGCCCTCCGCGACAGCAACGAGGGATTCGCCGAACGATTGGGGGTGGCGGTGCGCACAGTCGCCGCATGGCACAAGGGGCCGCGCATCGTGCCCCGCCCGGAGATGCAACAGGCGCTCGACACCGTGTACGAGAAGGCAGGCGAGCATGTACGGCGCCGGTTCGCGGCGCTGACCCGTCCACCGGCTGATGAGGTGCAGCCGCAGGCGCTCCGCGTCGCGATCGCCGTGGTGGTTCGCGGCGGGGACGTACTCCTCGTCTGCCGACGCGGAGACGGAGCCCTCACATGGCAGTTCCCCGCCGGGATGATCAAGCCCGGCGCTTCCGCTGAGGCCATCGCCGTACAGGAAACCCACGCTGAGACCGGCGTGCACTGCGCCGTCCGCGAGCACCTCGGCAGCCGCATTCACCCAGCCACCGGGGTCACGGCCGATTACCACCTCTGCGAGCACCTGGCGGGCGAGGCCGAGAACCGCGACGTCGTCGAGAACACGGACGTCGCGTGGGTGCCGATCGCGGCACTCCCCCGCTTCATCGCCGCAGACCGCATCTACCCGCCAGTCCTTGCCGCCCTGGAGGCACACGCATGACCGACAACGAACCGAAGCCGGGCATCTCGGCCGCCATCATCGTCGACGGCACCCGGGTGCTAATGGTCCGCCGCCGCGTGAAGGAGGGCGAGCTCATGTGGCAGTTCCCCGCCGGCGGCATCGAAGGTGGCGAGACCGCCGAGGAAGCGGCCGTGCGGGAGACCCAGGAAGAGACGGGGCTGACCGTGAAGGCCGAGCGACTTCTCGGCGAGAGGGTCCACCCGAAGACCGGCCGGTCCATGAGCTACACGGCCTGCTCCCCCGTCGACGGCGAGGCACACGTCGCCGACGACGACGAGCTGGACGCCGTCGCCTGGGTCGCCCTGGCTGAGATCCCCGAGTACGTGCCCTACGGCCTGTTCGAGCCCGTGCAGGAATACCTGGACAGCGAGCTCGGCCGCTGAGTCCAGACACAGACCAGCGGCCGGGTTCCGTCGTGTGGCTGCACGACATCCCGGCCGCTGAACACCGGCAGGTGGCTGCCTGCCGATCAACGAGTCCAAACCGTCAAGAAAGGACCGCCCCATGAGGGTATCCGCTGCAAGCCATAAGAGTCACCCTGAAACCTCTGACCAGCAGGTTTCCGCCTTCCTCCCCCTCCCTCGTATCGCGTCGGCTCCGCTGCCGGATCTGCTGGCGTCGGTGAACGGCGAGATCGTCGTCCTGGACGAGCTGGACGACCCGAACTTGTTCGGTGGGATTGTGGAGCGGCGGGACACTGGCCGTGTGCTGTTTGCGATGCCGCCGCGGCGGCCGACGGGCGAGCGTGAGCGCTGCGTGCGTGTTCTGCTGGCTCATCGGGAGGGCTACAGCCGGGATCAGGTGCGGTCGGCGTTCGCTGGGGGGTGCGTGGCGTGAGCGGCTCGGTGGGCTTCCATGAGGTGATCGCGTCCCCGGAGCGCGTCGCGGAGATCGATGCGGCGGTGTACGCGGATCCGAAGCGTGCGGCTCGTTTGCGGACGCTGTGCCGGTTGGCGGAGTCGACATCGTCGCTGGCCGAGATGCGGGCGATCTGCGCGGAGCTGGCTGAGCTTCAGCGTGAGGGTCTGGCGGAGCTGAACGAACGCCGGGCGGCGGATGGACTGCCGGTGTGGAGGGCGCAGCCGCCGCAGGTGTGACCCGCCACGAAAGGAGGCCCCCACCGTCTGGTGGGGGCCTTCGTCGTGCTGTCAGTCGCGGGTTCGCACGCACCTGGGGCAGATCCATCGTGCGCCGAGGATGCGCCGCATGCGGGTGTCGGGGTGGTCGGGGCACGCGGGTGTGGTGCTTCCGTCTGCGGCCCGGGGGGCTGGCCGGTGGAGGTAGGGGGCGGCCCATTTGCGGCCGTCTTCATTCCTCTTCATCGCCGCCGTCCTCGTTTTCGGGTTCGGGTGCGGTGACGGTCTCTTCTTCGAACAG
This sequence is a window from Streptomyces sp. NBC_01775. Protein-coding genes within it:
- a CDS encoding NUDIX hydrolase, which gives rise to MTDNEPKPGISAAIIVDGTRVLMVRRRVKEGELMWQFPAGGIEGGETAEEAAVRETQEETGLTVKAERLLGERVHPKTGRSMSYTACSPVDGEAHVADDDELDAVAWVALAEIPEYVPYGLFEPVQEYLDSELGR
- a CDS encoding NUDIX hydrolase → MDVVDPWTGQSASALQAALRDSNEGFAERLGVAVRTVAAWHKGPRIVPRPEMQQALDTVYEKAGEHVRRRFAALTRPPADEVQPQALRVAIAVVVRGGDVLLVCRRGDGALTWQFPAGMIKPGASAEAIAVQETHAETGVHCAVREHLGSRIHPATGVTADYHLCEHLAGEAENRDVVENTDVAWVPIAALPRFIAADRIYPPVLAALEAHA